TTTGCCTGGTGAAGTTTAACTTCTGTAAGTTCTTCAATAGGTTGCCGGCTCCAGTAAATTTTTTGCAAAGGCGCGATTTGGTTAAAAAAATTGTCTATGCCTTGAAAAGAGCGTGTCGGTGCCCCGCAAATGTGAATTAAGGAGGAATAACGATCTTCAAGGGCTAAAAGATCATCAAAAATGACGATAGTTTGCGGGCCTAAATAGTCTAAAATTGTAGAAAGCTTAGAAGACTGTTGGATCAGCTCCATCTCTTGAGCAGGAGTGATCTCAATCTGCTCTATAGGTTTAATCGATCTTTGACCAATCGGATCAAACAAGCGAAGCGATTCAAGCTCATCTCCCCAAAATTCGAGACGGAAGGGATCGGGAGAGGCCACAGGAAAGATATCGATAATTCCTCCTCTGACAGCAAATTCCCCTTTATCAGCAGCTACCGCGGCACGCCGATATCCCATTGCCTGCAGGCGCTGGATGAGATTTTCGAAGGAGAAGGTTTCCCCTTTTTTTAAAGTCAGATAAAGAGAGTCAAAATTTTGAGGGGGAATTAAGCTTTGAAGACAGGCTTGCAAACCGCTAATAATAATGTGTGGTTGCGAAGCTACTGAGACTTGCCGGAGAGCTTTATATCGCTCACCTACAGTATCAGGGCTGGGAGCGATATTTTCTGAAGGCAAAGTTTCCCAGGCGGGGAATTCCAGGAGAGGGGCCTTAGAAAAGAAAGGAAAGTCATGATACAGACGGCTTTCTTCCTGACTACCCCCTGTTAGAATCAAAATATGCTTACCTGTGAGTTGAAGGGCAAAAGAGGCAATCAGAGCTTTAGGAGCATTCCAAAGCTCTTCAATAAGCACTGAATCACCTTGCTGAAGAGCTTCTTGAAGCTCCAATAGTTTTGGGTGTTTTAGAAGTTGTTCGATCACACGGCCTCTTCACTATTTAGAGCGCTTGTAAAAGCTCTCGGAATTTTGTTAAAGCCTCTGCAATTTTGTGAGGGGCTTTACCTCCCGCTTGAGCAATGTTGGGCTTCCCCCCACCGGTGCCTTCAATGATCGGGGCGAGTGTTTTGATGAGTTGGGAAGCATGGATGCCTTTAGTCACAAGATCATCGCTAACCCGAATGATTAAATGGCATTTATCCCCTTCTGCTACAGCTAAAGCAAGGGTGCCGGATCCCATTTTAGCTTGCAAAAGTTCAAGAAAATTGCGCAGTTCAGCGGGTGAAATATCTACTTTAGCAATAATAGCCGGAATATGGCGGATCATTTCGACTTGTCGCACAAGCTCTGTGAGCATCTCTTCCATCTTTCCTTTTTTCAAATTTTTTATTTCTTGGGCGAGTTGTTTATTCTCTTCAAGCAGTTTCTCGATTCTTTCCTGCAATTTCTGAGGCTGAGTTTTCAGCAGTTCTGCTAGAGAATCGACAAACTGTTCGCTATGGCGCGCAAAGCTTTCTGCTTCTTCACCGGTTACAGCTTCAATACGGCGCACTCCAGCTGCAATACTGCTTTCTTTAGCAATACGGAATAAACCGATATTTCCTAAAGCAGAGGTGTGAGTTCCCCCACACAGTTCTTTAGAAAAGTCTGCATCTACAACCCGTACTTTAGCTCCATATTTTTCCCCAAAGAATTGCTTGATATTTGTACATTTTTGGGCCTCATCGTAAGCTATCTCGTAGGTTTTGACGGGTAGGTTTTGCCTAATTCTTTGATTCACAAGATTTTCAATCTCCTGCACTTCTTGCTTGGTTAAAGGTTTGTGATGGCTAAAGTCAAAACGTAAACGACCTGGTTCTACCACAGACCCTGCTTGTTTAACGTGTTCTCCGAGCACATGATGAAGAGCCCAATGGAGGAGATGAGTAGCTGTATGATTATTTTCAATTTTCTGTCTGCGAGGAGAGTTGACGGAGGCTTCAATAAGATCGCCAACTTTTAAATGCCCTTGTACAAGTGTCCCTACATGCGCAATAACCCCTTGATAAGGAGAAATAGTATTAGCCACTTGAAAGAACACTCCATGGGAATTGAGCAGGGTGCCTGTATCGCCAACTTGGCCACCCATTTCTGCATAAAAGGGAGTTTGGTTGAGGATGATCATGGCCTCTTGACCAGCGATGATTTGATCGACAAATTGATCGTTAACCACTAGCCCGGTCACAGTTCCCTTTGAAGTGAGCTGTTGATAGCCTAGAAAAGCAGTGCCTGCATTTGCCTTAATAAAATCGACAAAGATATTAGGCGAGGCAATCTGCTGGGTGGTCTTTTGTACTTGCCGCGATCTTTCTTTGGCTTCATTTTCTAAGACCTCAAACCGCTCCTTATCAATCCCTAAATTAGCATCGCGGGCAATCAGTTCAATTTCTTCTAAAGGAAACCCATACGTATCTTTTAATTTGAAAGCATCGTCGCCTGAAATACGCTGATGCATATGTTGGGCACTTTCGATAATTTGATTAAGAATATTTCCTCCTCGCCGCAGTGTGCGCAGGAAGGCCTCTTCTTCTACCGTTAATATTTCTGCAATTCTTTGTTGCCCCTGTACTAGCTCCTTGTAATCTTCTCCCATCGTAGCCACAAGGCGCGGCAAAATATGGGCTAAAAAAGGGGTGTCCATGCCAAGCGAGCGGCCATAACGCACGGCTCGCCTTAAAACCTTGCGCAACACGTAACCACGATCGACATTGCTCGGTTGAACACCATCTGCAATTGCAAAGGCTAGGCAACGTAGGTGATCGGCAATCACATGGAAGGCGGGAGCTGTTTGTTTATTGTGGGGTTCGTAGGTCTTGTTAAAGACTTGCTCAGTTTGGGCAATTAATTCTCGCAGGACATCTGTACCAAATACAGAATCCACATCCATTTTCAAGCCTACCACTCTCTCTATGCCTGCACCTGTATCAATCGACGGTTTAGGGAGAGGGGATAAGCTGCCATCTTCTAGGCGATTAAATTGCATGAATACGAGATTCCAAAATTCTAAATATCGCTCGCCGGTGACATCTTCGGAAGGATTATTTGCAGGGCCATATTTAGGCCCTCTATCATAATACAGCTCAGAACAAGGACCGCAAGGGCCCACTTCTCCCATGCTCCAAAAGTTATCTTTCTCACCAAAACGAGTAATTTTATTGGCTGGGACATAACGGGTCCAAAGTTCAAAGGCTTCCTCATCATCTCGGAAGACGGTTGGCCAAATAGACTGAGGGTCAAACCCAAATACTT
The Parachlamydia sp. AcF125 genome window above contains:
- the alaS gene encoding alanine--tRNA ligase, with product METQRIRRQFLNYFKEHGHRVISSSPVFPHDDPTLLFTNAGMNQFKDVFLGKSARDYQRATTSQKCIRVGGKHNDLENVGHTSRHLTFFEMLGNFSFGDYFKAEAIQFAWDISTQVFGFDPQSIWPTVFRDDEEAFELWTRYVPANKITRFGEKDNFWSMGEVGPCGPCSELYYDRGPKYGPANNPSEDVTGERYLEFWNLVFMQFNRLEDGSLSPLPKPSIDTGAGIERVVGLKMDVDSVFGTDVLRELIAQTEQVFNKTYEPHNKQTAPAFHVIADHLRCLAFAIADGVQPSNVDRGYVLRKVLRRAVRYGRSLGMDTPFLAHILPRLVATMGEDYKELVQGQQRIAEILTVEEEAFLRTLRRGGNILNQIIESAQHMHQRISGDDAFKLKDTYGFPLEEIELIARDANLGIDKERFEVLENEAKERSRQVQKTTQQIASPNIFVDFIKANAGTAFLGYQQLTSKGTVTGLVVNDQFVDQIIAGQEAMIILNQTPFYAEMGGQVGDTGTLLNSHGVFFQVANTISPYQGVIAHVGTLVQGHLKVGDLIEASVNSPRRQKIENNHTATHLLHWALHHVLGEHVKQAGSVVEPGRLRFDFSHHKPLTKQEVQEIENLVNQRIRQNLPVKTYEIAYDEAQKCTNIKQFFGEKYGAKVRVVDADFSKELCGGTHTSALGNIGLFRIAKESSIAAGVRRIEAVTGEEAESFARHSEQFVDSLAELLKTQPQKLQERIEKLLEENKQLAQEIKNLKKGKMEEMLTELVRQVEMIRHIPAIIAKVDISPAELRNFLELLQAKMGSGTLALAVAEGDKCHLIIRVSDDLVTKGIHASQLIKTLAPIIEGTGGGKPNIAQAGGKAPHKIAEALTKFRELLQAL